CCGTTAACGATTGCAGATTATGATAGAGAAAAAGAAACCGTTACAATCATTTATCAAGTGGTTGGATACTCTACTCAATTATTAAGCAGTAAGCAAGTGGGGGATACGATCCCTGATTTTGTAGGACCCTTAGGAAAACCTTCTGAGCTTAAAAAACATAAAAGAGTTTTAGGAATTGGCGGAGGGGTTGGCGCTGCACCCCTATATCCTCAAATTCGCAAACTGAGTGAAATGGGCGTATCCGTAGATGTCATTTTAGGAGGAAGAAGCAAGGAATTTATTATCCTTGATAAAGAATTTGAAGCGATCTGCGATAATGTATATTACGCAACCGATGATGGTACAAAAGGCAAGAAAGGATTTGTAACCGATATACTGAATGATTTATTAAATGAAGGCAAGGAATATGATGAAGTGATCGCCATAGGGCCTCTTGTAATGATGAGAGCAGTCGTTAATATTACCAAACCTAAAAACATACCAACGGCAGTATCTCTCAATCCGATTATGATTGATGGAACAGGAATGTGTGGTGGATGCAGAGTGACTGTTGGCGGAGAAACAAAATTTGCCTGTGTGGATGGACCGGATTTTGATGGTCTATTGGTGGATTTTGATGAATGTATGAGAAGGCAGGGAATGTATAAGGAAGAAGAACATTCTTGCCGCATTGGATTAGGAGGAAATTCGCATGCCTAATATGAGTTTAAAGAAAGTAGCAATGCCTGAACAAGATCCCAATGTAAGAAATAAAAACTTTAATGAAGTGGCTCTTGGATATACCAAAGAACAAGCAATGGAAGAAGCAACAAGATGTCTTAATTGTAAACATAAACCCTGTGTATCCGGATGCCCTGTGAATGTGCCCATACCAGAGTTTATTAAGGAAGTAGCAGAGGGCAACTTTGAAAAAGCTTATGAACTCATTACTTCAGAAAATAACCTTCCGGCAATCTGCGGTAGGGTATGTCCTCAAGAAAACCAATGTGAAGGCGTATGTGTCAGAGGAATAAAAGGAGAACCCGTAGGCATTGGAAGACTTGAAAGATTTGTTGCCGACTATCATATGCAGAATGCAGAGAAAAAGCCAGCACAGATTTCAAAAAACGGCATAAAAGTTGCAGTGGTAGGGGGAGGTCCTGCAGGACTTACCTGTGCCGGAGATTTGGCTAAATTAGGCTATGATGTGACCATTTTTGAAGCTTTACACGCCTTAGGCGGCGTATTGATGTACGGAATTCCAGAGTTTCGTCTTCCAAAAGCATTGGTTGAAAAAGAAATAGAAACTATAGTAGATTTAGGAGTTAAAATCAATAAAAATGTTGTAGTGGGCCGTTCCATTACGATTGATGAATTATTTGAAGAAAGCTACAAAGCAGTCTTTGTTGGAAGCGGTGCCGGTCTGCCTAAATTTATGGGTATTGAAGGGGAAAGTCTAAACGGCGTTTATGCTGCCAATGAATTTTTAACCCGAGTAAATTTAATGAGAGCATATGATTTCCCCAACAGCCCTACCCCTGTAAAGGTCGGCAGCAAAGTTGCTGTTATTGGCGGTGGGAATGTTGCTATGGATGCAGCAAGAACTGCAAAAAGACTTGGGGCAGACGAAGTTTACATCATTTATCGCCGCGGAGAAGAAGAACTTCCTGCAAGAAAAGAAGAAATCCATCATGCCAAAGAAGAAGGCATCATATTTAAACTGCTTACAAATCCAAAGAAAATTCATGGCGAAAACGGTTGGGTAAAGGCTATAGAATGTGTAGAAATGGGTCTTGGAGAACCGGACGAATCAGGAAGAAGAAGACCTGTTGAAGTGGAAGGAAGCAATTTTGTCATGGATATGGATACAGTGATTATAGCCATTGGGCAAAGTCCTAATCCGCTTATTCGTCAAACGACTCCGGGCTTAGATACCCACAAATGGGGCGGCATTATTGTAGAAGAAGAAACCATGCACACTAGCAAAGAAAATGTCTATGCCGGAGGAGACGTGGTGACTGGTGCTGCTACCGTTATTTTAGCCATGGGTGCAGGTAAAAAAGCGGCAAAGTCGATCCATGAAAAGATCCAAAGCACAATAAATGCATAAAATAGCTTTTTTCATAAGCGGGGAACTAGCTTCCCCGCTCATTTTGCTGCATAGAAAATTCCTTCAGATTTCCTATTTAATAAAAGTACAAACTACTAGACAAACCAAGTATTCTATGGTAAAATACATTGTTGTTCGGACAATTAAATACTGTTGGGTAGTCGCCAAGCGGTAAGGCACAGGATTCTGACTCCTGCATCCGAAGGTTCGAATCCTTCCTACCCAGATATAGGCGGATGTGGCGGAATTGGCAGACGCAGCAGACTCAAAATCTGCCGGTGGCAACACCGTGGGGGTTCGACTCCCTTCATCCGCATTAAGAACAGAGCACTTTTAAGTGCTCTATTTTTTTAGCTTAAAACACCAATGCATACTATTTTAAACAGGTGGAATAAATAAAGAAAAGATGTAAGAAAATATTTAAAAATAACTTATTAAAATGGGTTGAAAAAGTTCTAAGAATCCATTATAATAGAATTAAGTTATTAAAATCAATTTAAAAAGCCTGGAGGGGATCTAATGAGAGAATATTTCGAAGGTATTAAGAAGATACCATATGAAGGACCTAAATCTACTAATCCTTTGGCGTTTAAATACTACGATCCAGAGAAAGTAGTTGCAGGTAAACCTATGAAGGATCATTTCAGATTTGCAATGAGCTATTGGCATACCTTAACCGCAATGGGCGCTGATATGTTTGGAGATGGTACAGCACAAAGACCATGGTCAGGAAAAGAAGGCATGGAGCTGGCTAAGGCAAGGGCAGAAGCAGGATTCGAATTTATGAGCAAATTAGGAATCGAATATTTCTGCTTCCATGATCTTGATATTGCACCGGAAGGCAATTCTTTAGAAGAAAAATTTGCTTACTTAGATGAAATCTCCGATTATATCTTAGAATTAATGAAGAAAACAGGCATCAAATGCTTATGGGGGACAACCAATGCATTCAGCAATCCAAGATTCGTTCATGGAGCATCTACTTCTCCTAATGCAGATGTATTTGCGATTGCAGCTGCCCAAGTTAAAAAAGCCATTGATATTACTAAGAAATTTGGCGGAGAAAACTATGTATTCTGGGGCGGAAGAGAAGGCTATGAAACACTCCTTAACACCAATACAGCTTTAGAACAGGACAATTATGCAAGATTCTTGCAAATGGCAGTAGATTATGCTAAGAAGATTGGATTTACAGGCCAATTCTTAATCGAACCTAAACCAAAAGAACCTACAAAACATCAATACGATTTTGATACCATGACTGTTTTAGGTTTCTTAAGAAAATATAACTTACAAGATCATTTCAAAATGAATATAGAAGCGAACCATGCTACTTTGGCAGGACATACTTTCCAACATGAACTTAATATGGCCAGAATTAACGGCGTATTGGGAAGTATTGATGCAAACCAGGGAGATATGTTATTAGGATGGGATACAGACCAATTCCCAACCAATATCTACGACGCTGTTTTAGCGATGTATGAAGTACTTAAAAACGGAGGAATCGCACCGGGAGGCTTTAACTTCGATGCGAAGGTAAGAAGAGGTTCCTTTGAAGTGGAAGACTTATTCATCGGATACATTGTTGGTATGGATACTTTTGCAAGGGGTCTTATTATTGCGGACAGATTGCTTCAGGACAGAGTATTAGAAAGCTTTATTGAAGAAAGATATGCAAGTTACAATGAAGGTATAGGAAAAGATATCGTGGAAAATAAAGTAGGCTTTGAAGAATTAACAGCTTATGCCCTTAAACATGATAAGGTTGTTAACAAATCAGGCAGACAGGAATTGTTAGAGGATAAAATTAATCAATATATTTATACTATATAATGCTTCATAAAAATTTATAATACGGGTTGCCATCAGGCAACCCTTAAGGAGGATTAGCATGATTTTTTTGGGGATTGATTTAGGAACTTCTTCTGTAAAAGTGCTTGCTGTGGATCACAATGGAACAATACTTGGGGAATCTTCAAAGGAATATCCGGTATATTACCCAAAAAGCAATTGGGCGGAACAAAACCCTGAAGACTGGTGGGTTAATACCAAAGAAGCTATTAAAGAAGTTATTAGTAAAAATAATCTCCCTGCAGGAGAGATTCGTTCCATTGGGTTTAGCGGCCAAATGCATGGACTGGTAGCCTTGGATGAAAACAATAACGTACTGCTTCCTGCAATACTCTGGTGCGACCAAAGAACGGCAGAGGAATGTGAGGACATTACCAATCATTTTGGACAAGAAAAACTCACAGAACTTGTGGGCAATAAGGCCCTCACTGGCTTTACTGCACCCAAAATTCTATGGGTTAAGAAAAACCATCCTGAATTGTTTGAAAAAATAAGACATATTCTTCTTCCAAAAGATTATATCCGATTTAGATTAACAGGAGATTATGCAACGGATGTATCCGATGCTTCCGGAATGCTTCTTTTAGATGTTAAAAACAGATGTTGGTCTAAAGAAATGATAGAATACATAGGCATTCAAGAAGAATATCTTCCAAAGCTCTATGAATCCTATGAAGTAACAGGAAAATTATCAGAGGCAGTGAAAGAAGAACTGGGATTAACCGGAGAAGTTCTGGTTGTAGGCGGAGGTGGAGACAATGCCGCTGGAGCCATAGGAACCGGAACCGTTAAAGAAGGAACCGTAATGGTGACCCTTGGTACTTCCGGCGTTGTGTTTGCAGCCCATGATGCTTACGCTGTAGACAGCCAGAATCGTCTTCATGCCTTCTGCCATTCTAATGGAAAGTATCATTCCATGGGGGTAATGCTTTCGGCGGCCAGCTGCTTAAAATGGTGGGTAGAAGAAGCCAATAAAGGAATGAACTTTGATGACCTCTTAAAAGAAGCCGGTGAGGCAGAACCCGGATGCGGAGGAGTTATCTTCCTTCCATACCTCATGGGAGAACGTACCCCTTATGCTGATCCTGACGCAAGAGGAACCTTCTTAGGATTATCCATGAGCACCACCAGAGGAGAAATGACAAGAGCGGTATTAGAAGGTGTATCCTTTGGACTAAGGGATTCTCTTGAAATTCTAAAAGACATCAATGTGCCGATTTCTCAAATCATTGCGATTGGAGGAGGCTCAAAGAGTCCTCTATGGAAACAAATTCTTGCAGATATCTTTGGATATCCGATAGATGAAATCAATACAAATCAAGGCGGGGCTTTAGGAGCTGCTATTTTGGCAGGAGTAGGCGCAGGAGAATTTAGCAGCATCGAAGAAGCCTGTGATAAATTTATAAAAGTAGTTGGCTCTGTAAAACCTATAGAGCAAAATGTAGAAAAATATAATAAAATTTATACACGTTACAGAGCAGCTTATCAATCTTTAAAGGATTGGTTTAAGCTTAGTGCGGAATAAAAGCCGGGATTATCCCGGTTTTTTTATTGCATAGAAAAATCCTCCGGATTTCCTATGCAATAAGAAGTCCTATGGCAGAAGGCACACTCGCACAAAGTGTATTTTAAGTATTAATAAAATTTTTAAAATAATCATTGACAAAGTTAAATTTATTTCATATAATTCCTATCAACATAGTATAATTTAATTAATTGAACTCTTATCCAGAGAGGCGGAGGGATTGGCCCAATGAAGCCCGGCAGCCTGCACATATGCAAGGTGCTAAATCCAACAGCTTATTTCAATGAGCTGAGAGATGAGAGAGGAAAATTAGACCTCTTTCATAAGAGGTCATTTTAATTACATAGGAAATTCCTTCGGATTTCCTATGCAATAAAAAGCCCTTCGGGCAGAATGCACACTCGCGCGTATTGATTTTGTCGGCTTTGCCGACGGCGCTCGGTGCAAGAGTTTCGCAAGCGAAACGCTTACTTGAATTGTAGCTACAATTACATACAAAA
The genomic region above belongs to Defluviitalea saccharophila and contains:
- a CDS encoding sulfide/dihydroorotate dehydrogenase-like FAD/NAD-binding protein is translated as MYKILKKEKLNEAVELMEVHAPFVARSCEPGQFIILRADEKGERIPLTIADYDREKETVTIIYQVVGYSTQLLSSKQVGDTIPDFVGPLGKPSELKKHKRVLGIGGGVGAAPLYPQIRKLSEMGVSVDVILGGRSKEFIILDKEFEAICDNVYYATDDGTKGKKGFVTDILNDLLNEGKEYDEVIAIGPLVMMRAVVNITKPKNIPTAVSLNPIMIDGTGMCGGCRVTVGGETKFACVDGPDFDGLLVDFDECMRRQGMYKEEEHSCRIGLGGNSHA
- the gltA gene encoding NADPH-dependent glutamate synthase, with protein sequence MPNMSLKKVAMPEQDPNVRNKNFNEVALGYTKEQAMEEATRCLNCKHKPCVSGCPVNVPIPEFIKEVAEGNFEKAYELITSENNLPAICGRVCPQENQCEGVCVRGIKGEPVGIGRLERFVADYHMQNAEKKPAQISKNGIKVAVVGGGPAGLTCAGDLAKLGYDVTIFEALHALGGVLMYGIPEFRLPKALVEKEIETIVDLGVKINKNVVVGRSITIDELFEESYKAVFVGSGAGLPKFMGIEGESLNGVYAANEFLTRVNLMRAYDFPNSPTPVKVGSKVAVIGGGNVAMDAARTAKRLGADEVYIIYRRGEEELPARKEEIHHAKEEGIIFKLLTNPKKIHGENGWVKAIECVEMGLGEPDESGRRRPVEVEGSNFVMDMDTVIIAIGQSPNPLIRQTTPGLDTHKWGGIIVEEETMHTSKENVYAGGDVVTGAATVILAMGAGKKAAKSIHEKIQSTINA
- the xylA gene encoding xylose isomerase translates to MREYFEGIKKIPYEGPKSTNPLAFKYYDPEKVVAGKPMKDHFRFAMSYWHTLTAMGADMFGDGTAQRPWSGKEGMELAKARAEAGFEFMSKLGIEYFCFHDLDIAPEGNSLEEKFAYLDEISDYILELMKKTGIKCLWGTTNAFSNPRFVHGASTSPNADVFAIAAAQVKKAIDITKKFGGENYVFWGGREGYETLLNTNTALEQDNYARFLQMAVDYAKKIGFTGQFLIEPKPKEPTKHQYDFDTMTVLGFLRKYNLQDHFKMNIEANHATLAGHTFQHELNMARINGVLGSIDANQGDMLLGWDTDQFPTNIYDAVLAMYEVLKNGGIAPGGFNFDAKVRRGSFEVEDLFIGYIVGMDTFARGLIIADRLLQDRVLESFIEERYASYNEGIGKDIVENKVGFEELTAYALKHDKVVNKSGRQELLEDKINQYIYTI
- the xylB gene encoding xylulokinase: MIFLGIDLGTSSVKVLAVDHNGTILGESSKEYPVYYPKSNWAEQNPEDWWVNTKEAIKEVISKNNLPAGEIRSIGFSGQMHGLVALDENNNVLLPAILWCDQRTAEECEDITNHFGQEKLTELVGNKALTGFTAPKILWVKKNHPELFEKIRHILLPKDYIRFRLTGDYATDVSDASGMLLLDVKNRCWSKEMIEYIGIQEEYLPKLYESYEVTGKLSEAVKEELGLTGEVLVVGGGGDNAAGAIGTGTVKEGTVMVTLGTSGVVFAAHDAYAVDSQNRLHAFCHSNGKYHSMGVMLSAASCLKWWVEEANKGMNFDDLLKEAGEAEPGCGGVIFLPYLMGERTPYADPDARGTFLGLSMSTTRGEMTRAVLEGVSFGLRDSLEILKDINVPISQIIAIGGGSKSPLWKQILADIFGYPIDEINTNQGGALGAAILAGVGAGEFSSIEEACDKFIKVVGSVKPIEQNVEKYNKIYTRYRAAYQSLKDWFKLSAE